A portion of the Saccharomyces paradoxus chromosome XV, complete sequence genome contains these proteins:
- the RPA190 gene encoding DNA-directed RNA polymerase I core subunit RPA190 (RNA polymerase I largest subunit A190~similar to YOR341W), with translation MDISKPVGSEITSVDFGILTAKEIRNLSAKQITNPTVLDNLGHPVSGGLYDLALGAFLRNLCSTCGLDEKFCPGHQGHIELPVPCYNPLFFNQLYIYLRASCLFCHHFRLKSVEVHRYACKLRLLQYGLIDESYKLDEITLGSLNSSIYTGDEAIEDNEDEMDGEESKQSKDISSTLLSELKSKRSEFVDMAIAKALSDGRTTERGSFTATVNDERKKLVHEFHKKLLSRGKCDNCGMFSPKFRKDGFTKIFETALNEKQITNNRVKGFIRQDMIKKQKQAKKLDGSGDQSTNDEESFDVGRNPTARPRTGSTYILSTEVKNILDTVFRKEQRVLQYVFHSRPNLSRKLVKADSFFMDVIVVPPTRFRLPSKLGEEVHENSQNQLLSKVLTTSLLIRDLNDDLSKLQKDKVSLEDRRVIFSRLMNAFVTIQNDVNAFIDSTKAQGRTSGKVPIPGVKQALEKKEGLFRKHMMGKRVNYAARSVISPDPNIETNEIGVPPVFAVKLTYPEPVTAYNIAELRQAVINGPDKWPGATQIQNEDGSLVSLIGMSVEQRKALANQLLTPSSNVSTHTLNKKVYRHIKNRDVVLMNRQPTLHKASMMGHKVRVLPNEKTLRLHYANTGAYNADFDGDEMNMHFPQNENARAEALNLANTDSQYLTPTSGSPVRGLIQDHISAGVWLTSKDSFFTREQYQQYIYGCIRPEDGHTTRSKIVTLPPTIFKPYPLWTGKQIITTVLLNVTPPDMPGINLISKNKIKNEYWGKGSLENEVLFKDGALLCGILDKSQYGASKYGIVHSLHEVYGPEVAAKVLSVLGRLFTNYITATAFTCGMDDLRLTAEGNKWRTDILKTSVDTGRQAAAEVTNLDKDTPADDLELLKRLQEILRDNNKSGILDAVTSSKVNAITSQVVSKCVPDGTMKKFPYNSMQAMALSGAKGSNVNVSQIMCLLGQQALEGRRVPVMVSGKTLPSFKPYETDAMAGGYVKGRFYSGIKPQEYYFHCMAGREGLIDTAVKTSRSGYLQRCLTKQLEGVHVSYDNSIRDADGTLVQFMYGGDAIDITKESHMTQFEFCLENYYALLKKYNPSALIEHLDVESALKYSKKTLKYRKKHSKEPHYNQSIKYDPVLAKYNPAKYLGSVSENFQDKLESFLDKNTKLFKSADGVNEKKFRALMQLKYMRSLINPGEAVGIIASQSVGEPSTQMTLNTFHFAGHGAANVTLGIPRLREIVMTASAAIKTPQMTLPIWNDVSDEQADTFCKSISKVLLSEVIDRVIVTETTGTSNTAGGSAARSYVIHMRFFDNKEYSEEYDVSKEELQNVISNQFIHLLEAAIVKEIKKQKRTTGPDVGVAVPRLQTDVTSSSSNSKRLEEDNDEEQSHKKTKQAVSYDEPDEDEIETMREAEKSSDEEGVDSDKESDSDSDEDEDVDMNEQINKNIVEANNNMSKVQRDRQSAIISHHRFITKYNFDDESGKWCEFKLELAADTEKLLMVNIVEEICRKSIIRQIPHIDRCVHPEPENGKRVLVTEGVNFQAMWDQEAFIDVDGITSNDVAAVLKTYGVEAARNTIVNEINNVFSRYAISVSFRHLDLIADMMTRQGTYLAFNRQGMETSTSSFMKMSYETTCQFLTKAVLDNEREQLDSPSARIVVGKLNNVGTGSFDVLAKVPNAA, from the coding sequence atggatATTTCTAAACCGGTTGGTTCTGAAATCACATCCGTTGATTTCGGGATCCTAACAGCTAAAGAGATTAGAAATCTATCAGCAAAGCAAATTACCAATCCAACGGTTTTAGATAACTTGGGTCATCCAGTATCGGGCGGTTTATATGACTTAGCCTTAGGTGCATTCTTAAGGAATTTGTGTTCAACTTGTGGTttggatgaaaaattttgtccTGGTCACCAAGGTCACATTGAATTACCTGTCCCTTGTTATAATCCATTGTTCTTTAATCagttatatatttatttgagAGCATCATGTTTATTCTGTCATCACTTCCGTTTGAAGTCAGTGGAGGTTCATCGTTACGCATGTAAGTTGAGATTGTTGCAATACGGTTTGATAGACGAATCTTACAAATTAGACGAAATAACTTTGGGCTCTCTTAATAGCAGTATATACACTGGCGATGAAGCTATTGAAGATAATGAGGATGAAATGGATGGTGAAGAAAGTAAGCAATCAAAGGATATTTCCTCCACTCTTTTAAGTGAACTGAAAAGTAAGCGTTCAGAGTTTGTTGACATGGCCATTGCTAAAGCTCTGTCAGACGGTAGAACCACTGAGAGAGGCTCTTTCACCGCTACTGTAAATgatgaaagaaagaaattggtCCACGAATTTCACAAGAAGCTATTATCCAGAGGTAAGTGTGATAATTGTGGTATGTTTTCACCAAAATTCAGAAAGGATGGTTTTAcaaaaatctttgaaactgccttgaatgaaaaacaaattACAAACAATAGGGTAAAAGGCTTCATTCGTCAAGATATGATTAAGAAGCAAAAGCAAGCTAAGAAATTGGATGGTTCTGGCGACCAATCTacaaatgatgaagagagTTTTGACGTTGGTAGGAATCCTACTGCTAGACCAAGGACCGGTTCAACATATATCTTATCTACTGAAgtgaagaatattttggaCACTGTTTTCAGGAAAGAGCAACGTGTTTTACAATATGTTTTTCACTCGAGACCTAatttatcaagaaaattagTCAAGGCAgactctttttttatggATGTCATTGTGGTTCCACCAACTAGATTCCGTTTGCCTTCTAAGCTTGGTGAAGAAGTTCATGAAAATTCTCAAAACCAGTTGTTGTCAAAGGTTCTTACTACGTCATTATTGATTAGGGACTTAAATGATGATTTATCTAAGCTACAAAAGGACAAAGTTTCTCTGGAAGATAGAAGAGTGATTTTCAGTAGATTAATGAATGCCTTTGTTACTATTCAAAACGATGTCAATGCTTTTATCGATTCTACCAAAGCACAAGGTAGAACCAGTGGTAAGGTTCCAATTCCTGGTGTTAAACAAGCTctggaaaagaaggaaggTCTATTTAGAAAACATATGATGGGTAAGCGTGTTAACTACGCTGCTCGTTCTGTTATTTCTCCAGACCCAAATATTGAAACTAACGAAATTGGTGTCCCACCTGTTTTTGCTGTTAAGTTGACTTACCCAGAACCGGTGACGGCTTATAACATAGCAGAGTTGCGTCAAGCTGTTATTAATGGTCCTGATAAATGGCCAGGTGCCACTCAGATACAGAATGAAGATGGttctttggtttctttGATCGGTATGTCTGTGGAGCAACGTAAGGCATTAGCTAACCAACTGTTAACACCATCTTCAAACGTTTCTACTCACACTTTGAACAAAAAGGTTTATCGTCACATCAAGAACAGAGACGTTGTCTTGATGAATCGTCAACCGACCTTACATAAAGCTTCCATGATGGGTCATAAAGTTAGGGTGTTACCCAACGAAAAGACTTTGAGATTACATTATGCGAATACAGGTGCTTATAATGCAGATTTCGATGGTGATGAGATGAATATGCATTTCCcacaaaatgaaaatgctaGAGCAGAAGCACTAAATTTAGCAAATACTGATTCTCAATACTTGACACCAACCTCCGGTTCTCCAGTTAGAGGTTTGATTCAAGACCATATTTCTGCTGGTGTTTGGCTGACAAGTAAAGACAGTTTCTTCACCAGAGAACAATATCAGCAATATATTTACGGTTGCATCCGTCCCGAGGACGGTCATACCACAAGATCTAAGATTGTTACCTTGCCTCCAACCATCTTCAAGCCATATCCATTATGGACAGGTAAACAAATCATCACAACAGTGTTGCTAAACGTTACCCCTCCAGATATGCCTGGTATCAATTTAATATCTAAAAATAAGATCAAGAACGAATATTGGGGTAAAGGATCTCTGGAAAACGAAGTTCTCTTCAAAGACGGTGCGTTGCTATGCGGTATTTTAGATAAGTCACAATACGGTGCCTCCAAGTATGGTATTGTTCACTCATTGCACGAAGTTTACGGCCCAGAAGTCGCTGCGAAAGTCTTGTCTGTTTTGGGTAGACTATTTACCAATTATATTACTGCTACAGCATTCACTTGTGGTATGGACGACTTGCGTTTAACAGCAGAGGGTAACAAATGGAGGACCGACATTTTGAAGACATCTGTTGATACTGGTCGTCAAGCCGCTGCAGAAGTCACTAATTTAGATAAAGATACACCAGCAGATGACCTAGAGTTATTAAAGAGGCTACAAGAAATACTACgtgataataataagtcaGGTATTCTTGATGCTGTTACATCCTCCAAGGTCAATGCCATTACTTCTCAAGTCGTCTCCAAATGTGTTCCAGATGGTACTATGAAAAAGTTCCCATATAATTCCATGCAAGCTATGGCGCTTTCTGGTGCTAAAGGTTCTAACGTTAATGTTTCTCAAATTATGTGTTTGTTGGGTCAACAAGCTTTAGAGGGTAGAAGAGTGCCAGTAATGGTTAGTGGTAAAACTTTGCCTTCTTTCAAACCTTACGAAACAGATGCCATGGCTGGTGGTTATGTGAAGGGTCGTTTCTACTCTGGTATAAAACCACAGGAGTATTATTTCCATTGTATGGCTGGTCGTGAAGGTTTAATTGATACTGCCGTCAAGACATCTAGATCCGGTTACTTGCAGCGTTGTCTGACAAAACAATTAGAGGGTGTGCACGTATCTTACGATAACAGTATAAGAGACGCAGATGGTACTTTGGTGCAGTTCATGTATGGTGGTGATGCCATCGACATCACCAAGGAGTCTCATATGACTCAATTCGAGTTCTGCTTGGAAAATTACTATGCAttattaaagaaatataaCCCATCAGCACTAATTGAACATTTGGATGTTGAATCGGCCTTGAAGTACTCCAAAAAGACTTTGAAATATAGAAAGAAGCATAGCAAGGAGCCTCATTACAATCAGTCTATAAAATATGATCCTGTTTTAGCCAAGTATAATCCTGCGAAGTATTTGGGTTCTGTTTCTGAGAACTTCCAAGATAAATTGGAGTCTTTCTTGGACAAGAACACcaaattgttcaaatcAGCAGATGGTGTTaacgaaaagaaattcagGGCCCTGATGCAATTGAAATATATGCGTTCTCTAATTAATCCAGGTGAAGCTGTTGGTATTATTGCTTCGCAGTCTGTGGGTGAACCCTCGACACAAATGACATTAAATACTTTCCACTTTGCTGGTCACGGTGCCGCTAATGTGACATTGGGTATTCCTCGTTTAAGAGAAATCGTTATGACTGCTTCTGCGGCTATTAAAACTCCACAAATGACTTTGCCTATTTGGAATGATGTTTCTGATGAGCAAGCTGACACTTTCTGTAAGTCTATTTCGAAAGTTCTATTATCTGAAGTGATAGATAGGGTGATAGTCACTGAAACTACTGGTACTTCAAATACCGCTGGTGGAAGTGCCGCTCGTTCGTATGTTATTCATATGAGATTTTTTGACAACAAGGAATACAGTGAAGAATACGATgtttccaaagaagaattacAAAATGTTATATCTAACCAATTTATACATTTGCTAGAAGCTGCTATTGTAAAGGAAattaaaaaacaaaagagaaCTACTGGACCAGACGTTGGTGTTGCAGTACCAAGACTACAAACAGATGTTACAAGCAGCTCTTCCAACTCTAAAAGAttggaagaagataatgatgaagaacaaaGTCATAAGAAGACTAAGCAAGCAGTTTCGTATGATGAGCCAGATGaggatgaaattgaaactaTGAgagaagctgaaaaatcttctgatgaagaaggtgtTGATTCCGATAAAGAAAGTGATTCTGACTCtgatgaggatgaagacGTTGACATGAATGAACAAATCAATAAGAATATTGTGGAGgctaataataatatgagCAAAGTGCAACGTGATCGTCAATCAGCTATTATTTCTCATCATAGATTCATCACCAAATACAATTTCGATGATGAGTCGGGTAAATGGTGTGAATTTAAGCTAGAATTAGCAGCCGATACAGAAAAGTTGTTGATGGTTAACATTGTCGAAGAAATTTGTAGGAAGTCTATCATCAGACAAATTCCTCATATTGATCGTTGTGTCCATCCAGAACCTGAAAACGGAAAACGTGTTCTTGTCACAGAAGGTGTTAATTTCCAAGCCATGTGGGATCAAGAGGCATTTATTGACGTTGATGGTATTACATCCAATGATGTTGCCGCTGTGTTGAAAACGTACGGTGTAGAAGCTGCTAGAAATACCATTGTGAATGAAATCAATAATGTTTTCTCTCGTTATGCtatttctgtttctttCCGTCATTTAGACCTTATTGCTGATATGATGACCAGGCAAGGTACTTACCTGGCCTTTAACAGACAAGGTATGGAAACATCTACTTCATCGTTTATGAAAATGTCCTATGAAACCACATGTCAGTTCTTGACCAAAGCTGTTCTAGATAATGAGCGTGAGCAATTAGATAGTCCTTCTGCTAGAATTGTGGTTGGTAAATTGAACAATGTTGGTACGGGTTCATTCGATGTGTTGGCAAAGGTTCCAAATGCTGCTTAG
- the RPA43 gene encoding DNA-directed RNA polymerase I subunit RPA43 (RNA polymerase I subunit A43~similar to YOR340C): MSQVKRANENREAVGFIKKHKKQVTNPIDEKDGTSNCIVRVPIALYVSLAPMYLENPLQGIMKQHLNPLVMKYNNKVGGVVLGYEGLKILDADPLSKVDASEKLIKITPDTPFGFTWCHVNLYVWQPQVGDVLEGYIFIQSASHIGLLIHDAFNASIKKNNIPMDWTFVHNDMEEDADVVNADEDNGNNNNEENKDSNGGSNSLGKFSFGNRSLGHWVDSNGEPIDGKLRFTVRNVHTTGRVVSVDGTLISDADEEGNGYNSSRSQAESLPIVSNKKIVFDDEVSTENKESHRELDLPEVKEDNGSEIVYEENTSESDDDESSDSD, encoded by the coding sequence ATGTCACAAGTAAAAAGAGCCAACGAGAACCGCGAAGCCGTAGGATTCATCAAGAAACACAAAAAACAGGTTACAAACCCAATTGATGAGAAAGATGGAACTTCCAACTGTATAGTGCGTGTTCCCATCGCTCTCTATGTTTCTTTGGCACCAATGTATCTAGAAAATCCCTTGCAAGGTATCATGAAGCAGCACTTGAACCCATTAGTAATGAAATATAATAACAAAGTTGGAGGTGTTGTCCTAGGTTATGAAGGTTTGAAGATTCTTGATGCTGATCCTTTAAGCAAAGTTGATGCAtcagaaaaattaataaaaattaCACCAGATACCCCTTTCGGTTTTACTTGGTGCCACGTAAATCTGTACGTTTGGCAGCCACAAGTTGGAGATGTTTTAGAAGGTTACATTTTCATTCAATCCGCTTCACATATTGGTCTTTTGATTCATGATGCGTTTAATGCCAGtatcaaaaagaataatatcCCTATGGATTGGACCTTTGTCCATAACGACATGGAAGAAGATGCCGACGTGGTGAACGCAGATGAAGATAATggtaacaataataacgaagaaaataagGACAGCAACGGTGGAAGCAATAGTCTGGGcaaattttcctttggtaATAGATCTTTAGGTCACTGGGTAGACTCCAATGGTGAACCTATTGACGGTAAATTGAGGTTCACGGTGAGAAATGTTCATACTACAGGAAGAGTTGTTTCTGTGGATGGTACATTAATAAGCGATGCCGATGAAGAAGGTAACGGCTATAACAGCTCCCGTTCCCAAGCTGAAAGTTTACCTATAGTTTCAAACAAGAAGATTGTATTTGATGACGAAGTTTCTACCGAAAACAAGGAGAGCCACAGGGAACTAGACCTACCTGAAGTGAAAGAAGACAATGGTTCCGAGATTGTATACGAGGAAAACACCAGTGAAAGCGACGATGATGAATCGAGTGATAGTGATTAG